Below is a window of Tolypothrix bouteillei VB521301 DNA.
TCCCGTAATATTGGATTTTGAAACGCACCCTCAACGCTGATATTTTTCTTGATTATCTGCGTACAGTCGTGTTAAGGGTGCGGTTGCTATTTTTGTAACAGATATAACGAATGATTTATCTGTCTCCTTAAAAGATATCTCATCCATCAATCTTGTTATGTTATTCGTTGTCAAAATCCCAAAAATTAACTCTTTAGATTTTGCTGACCTCAGGGTAACTTTTTGCTAGTTCAACTCCTTTTTGAACTAATTTTTCACCCTCTTCTGACAATTTTTCTAAGGAGTCAAACCCAAAACGGTGAGCGTCTCTTAAAGTTTTAACAACTAATAAAAGACGACCGGAAAAGACTAAAGCCCAGCCAAAACCTTCATGGCTTAAATCAACGACTACTTGAGATAGCAAACCTGTTTCTTGTTCAATACAAGCAGCTACAGCACGGTAAAATACCATAATCCGTGACACAGTCATCGGTTCAACCTCACCCTCAACAGGTATTTCCCGTTTCTTTTGTTTGCTAACAACATAAGGTTTCAGCAATAAGTCATCTGACCAATTGCGAAAAGTGCCATAACTGTCTTGACCTCGAATTTGCTGCACTATTGCCTTAAGAAAAGGTGAGTTTAAAATATCGGCTGCAGCCGTTCCGTTGACGCTATTAGATACACTCATACAGCAGCTTCCTCTTCTAATTCATTCTCAAAACTTTGGGGATTTTCCTGTAGCGCTTTACGCAACCAAGGTGGCGGGCTTCCGTTTAAAGTTTGTACTAAATTGTTCAAAACATCAGCGATCGCATCTTCTTCAGAACGTGCTTTGACTGGAGTCACACCTTTTTTGATTAACTTAGCAGCAGCAGTAGCACCAATCGCAGCAACGTAAACAAGTTTGCACTCAACTAATGCATCAATTTTTGGCCCGAGTTTATCTTCATTGCCATCTTGTTTGAGATTACCATCAAACTTAAGAGTTTCCAGAAACTCATATCCATCTTTTGAGACTTCATACACATCAATCTCTTTTGACCAGCCAAAATGAGCATTAATATGTATTCTGTCACTAGTTGTGAAAGCAACTTTCATCCTTGTTCTCCTCTCATCATATTAGCTAATAGCTAATAGCTAATAGCTAATTGTTAATAGCTAATTTAGTTTTTATTAGCCATTAGCCATCAGCCATCAGTCATCAGCCATTAGCCATTAGCCATCAGCCATTAGCCATTAGCCATTAGCCATTAGCCATTAGCCATTAGCCATTAGCCATTAGCAAGTTACTAACTCTCTCAACTGGTGAGCTTTGGCTTCTTCCTCTTCCATAAAGATATTGGCCAGATCGAACAGAATCTCGAGAGTACCTCGGTAACCTACTTTTGTATACAAACCGTTACCCAAACGGTCAAAAATGGGAATACCTTGACGGTAAATAGGAACGCCCAAACGCTTTGCGATCGCAACACTATGAGAATTTCCAATTAGCAAATCGGAACCAACAGCCAGTTGCTCAAAATCTTCTAAATCGCCTACAGTCACGCTATTTATAGGAAGTTTTTCCAACAGAGGAGAACGAGTTGTTGTCACTGCTGCGTGAATTTCAGCACCCATGGATTGTAAAAAATAAACTGTTGAACCGAGTAAATCCGGTTCTAGTGCTAGAGACACTCGCTTGCAACCAAAGAAAAAATGAGTATCTAACATAGCATCTTGTAACTGACGGCGTTGGCGGCGGTATTTTTCTGGTACCGCAGTCCCACTCACATCTGACAATGCTTGTAAGAAGTTATCAACTGGTTCTAATCCCGTCAGTTCGCCAAAAACTTCATAGGGAATGTTAAAGCGATCGTGCAGAATTTTTGCTGCACCCCGCATACTTTCACCTAAAGCTAAAGTGAATGCAGAATTACCAATTTCTCTCAATTCTGCTAAACTTGTACCCTTAGCTGTAATTGCACTATAAGAATCTTCCAAATGACCATCCAAAGATGCAGCCAGATCCGGTACAACAATGGGTTGCAGTCCAAAAGCAGCGACAATCTCTTTGATCTCCTCAACATCCCCAGGAGTAAAAGCAGAACTTGGCAGAATTGCAATTTGCATGGGATGGGGATTTTGCTCATCACTTTTTTGAGCCAGTTCTCGGACAATGCTCTCTACAGCAGCAGCATATCCATCTTGCAAAGAACCTTTAAAATCTGGAGAGGAGACCAAGACAACTGGTAAGCTATCTAACTCTGGGTGACGTTTGCGAATACCCCTAAGAATGTGGGGCATGTCATCCCCTCTGGTTTCCGTCAGTGCAGTCGTACACAAACCAATGACATCTGGCTTCAATCTTTCTGCTAGAGTCAAAATAGCTTGTTCAACATTTTCCTCTCCACCCAGTATCGTGCTGACTTCCGACATTGCTGTCGTTGACAGGGGAATTGTTTCAGAAAAATGCTTCACCAATAAAGACTTAGCAAAAGCAGTACAGCCTTGAGAACCGTGGAATAGTGGTATCATCCCCTTCAAGCCCAACAAAGCTAGAGCAGCACCCAAAGGTTGGCTGAGTTTCAAAGGATTTACTGCAACTGACGAATTGGTAACAGTCACGATCGCCATTTTAGATGACCTCCTTTAAAGAAGAGGGGGAGACAAGGGGAAGGGGAGAAGGGGGGATAACAGAGGAAGAAATTTCTCCCTCTCCTGTTTTTTCCCAAGGTGCAGGCTTACGGACTTGTTCCCACACAGGGCTATAAACGGCTTCATACAATTCTCTTGCCATTTCTAACATTCCTGTATAGCCAGCATAAGGGTGATGGCGTTCTTGGTTGATATGTAGAAAAGGAATTCGAGCTTTTAAGGCGGTGTACTGATTTCGTCCCCCAGCAATTAACATATCAGCTTTAGTTTCTTTAATAATTCGCAAGAGTTCTTTGGGACTTTCTTGTTCCAACATGATGCCATCTTGACCCAACAACTTTTTGATGCGGGCTTTGTCTTCTTCCGTGCTTTTTCTGGTACTTGTAGCGACAACTTCCATTCCCAAGTCTTTAGCTGCAGAAATGATAGACCAACTCTTAACGCCTCCGGTGTAGAGAACGATACGCTTTCCTTTTAATTTCTCACGATAGGGAGCCAGTGCTACATCAAGAGCAGCTGTTTCTTCTGCAATCAGCTTTTCAGTACGCTCTTGTAAATCCGCATCGCCTATCTTTGCAGCAATATTCCGCAGACAGCGGTTCATATCTTCTACACCATAGAATGATTCTTCCGTGTAGGGGATGCCATAGCGCTCTGCCATTTTTGTTGCCATATTGAGCAGCGCTTTGGAGCAAATCATCACGTTGAGTTTAGCTCGGTGAGCGTAACAAATTTCTTGATACCGAGCATCACCTGTAATTTTTGATAAGACTCTGATACCTAATTTTTGAAAAAGTGGCAAAACACTCCACATTTCGCCTGCAACATTATATTCGCCAATAAGATTAATGTCATAAGGTGTAGTATACTCTGGCTCAAATGAACGCTTTTTACCACATATAAATGGGATCGCCTACAAAATACCCTATAATGTACTCCGGCATAACATTAGCTAAAATCCACGCAACAAAAAGACTTCACCGATTGCATTGCTTGCGGTGATGGAGTGAATTGCAGTGTCGGGTGCAGTCGTCAACTTCTGGAAGTAAAGCATGAATATTCCGTATCGCTTGCATAAAAGAGAGCCTGCAAATGCTTTCACATTCACGCTCCTTAGCATAAGACTTTTGTCAATACAGTTTTTTGCAACTGAGTCTGCGCGATCGAGCATTTGATCGTGCAAGAAAAGACAACGACGAACTTTTACTTTCAACTTTATATTCTAAGCAATACCTGCATAGGTCAGGCAGCGCCAGAAATACACACCAGTGTAACTCCTTTGACAATTCGCAATTCTAACTCAGGTAAGTACTCATGAAAAAAGCTTTGATTGCTGCTTCCACGCTATTTGCTAGTGTAGAAATTTTGACACTGGTACATCTGCCAGTCATGGCGCTCCCCAAACCGAGTGTTCGAGTAAGTCAAGCGGTACAAGCACCCCTTCCCCCTAACTCTACAATTCAATCCCCCACGCCAGCCCTTGGGTTTGGTTTAGCAGATGGTACGCCTGTCAAAGTAAAATTTAAGCAAACAATTTCTTCTAAAACGGCTAAAGAAAACGATACGGTAGAGTTTGAAGTGTCTGAAAATGTTTTGGTGGGTAATGCAGTCGTCATTGCAAAAGGCGCGATCGCAAAGGGTATAGTCACAAGAGCAAGACGCTCTGGAATGTTGGGTCGAAAAGGAAAGCTGAATGTAGCGCTCAAAGAAGTCACTTTAGTCAGTGGCGAACGCATTTCTATTCGAGCAGAGCAAAAAAGCGGTGGTGGGACATCTGGAGGAGTCATTGCAGCAGCCGCAGTACTAACTCCGTTGGCTTTATTATTTAAAGGTAAGAATAGAACTTATGAAGCAGGTACTGAGGTTCAAGCCTTTGTGGATGGCAACTTTGCGCTTGACCGAAATAAGTTTAAAACAAACTTAAGGTAAAAAATGAGTTTCATATTATCTT
It encodes the following:
- a CDS encoding NifX-associated nitrogen fixation protein, with amino-acid sequence MSVSNSVNGTAAADILNSPFLKAIVQQIRGQDSYGTFRNWSDDLLLKPYVVSKQKKREIPVEGEVEPMTVSRIMVFYRAVAACIEQETGLLSQVVVDLSHEGFGWALVFSGRLLLVVKTLRDAHRFGFDSLEKLSEEGEKLVQKGVELAKSYPEVSKI
- the nifX gene encoding nitrogen fixation protein NifX → MKVAFTTSDRIHINAHFGWSKEIDVYEVSKDGYEFLETLKFDGNLKQDGNEDKLGPKIDALVECKLVYVAAIGATAAAKLIKKGVTPVKARSEEDAIADVLNNLVQTLNGSPPPWLRKALQENPQSFENELEEEAAV
- the nifN gene encoding nitrogenase iron-molybdenum cofactor biosynthesis protein NifN, coding for MAIVTVTNSSVAVNPLKLSQPLGAALALLGLKGMIPLFHGSQGCTAFAKSLLVKHFSETIPLSTTAMSEVSTILGGEENVEQAILTLAERLKPDVIGLCTTALTETRGDDMPHILRGIRKRHPELDSLPVVLVSSPDFKGSLQDGYAAAVESIVRELAQKSDEQNPHPMQIAILPSSAFTPGDVEEIKEIVAAFGLQPIVVPDLAASLDGHLEDSYSAITAKGTSLAELREIGNSAFTLALGESMRGAAKILHDRFNIPYEVFGELTGLEPVDNFLQALSDVSGTAVPEKYRRQRRQLQDAMLDTHFFFGCKRVSLALEPDLLGSTVYFLQSMGAEIHAAVTTTRSPLLEKLPINSVTVGDLEDFEQLAVGSDLLIGNSHSVAIAKRLGVPIYRQGIPIFDRLGNGLYTKVGYRGTLEILFDLANIFMEEEEAKAHQLRELVTC